A window of the Mauremys reevesii isolate NIE-2019 linkage group 26, ASM1616193v1, whole genome shotgun sequence genome harbors these coding sequences:
- the LOC120391890 gene encoding mast cell protease 1A-like: MERPRLLLLLSLLSYPSTQAGALRSEIVGGHEAKPHSRPYMAALKVSNGFNCGGFLVAPDWVMTAAHCMGDITVILGAHNIYEPEESQQVLGVETYYKHPEYNSVSVTNDILLLKLTAKAKLNKYVQVIPLPKSSSDIPTGTKCSIAGWGLIDKEKVTAKLFETNVTIYSRRKCLNIYPQLNDGMLCAGSFHKLKDSSQGDSGGPMICNGVVQGIVSFGNSFPPGVYTRIANYLPWIKKIMG; the protein is encoded by the exons ATGGAGCGGCCCCGtctcctgctcctgctttccctgctgtcCTACCCCTCGACACAGGCTG GTGCTTTGCGGAGTGAGATTGTCGGGGGGCATGAAGCCAAGCCCCACTCCAGACCCTACATGGCAGCTCTGAAGGTTTCCAATGGTTTCAATTGTGGGGGGTTTCTGGTGGCCCCGGACTGGGTGATGACCGCCGCTCACTGCATGGG GGATATCACCGTGATCCTGGGAGCTCACAATATCTATGAGCCAGAGGAGTctcagcaggtgctgggggttgaAACTTACTACAAACACCCTGAATACAACAGCGTCTCCGTAACTAATGACATCCTGCTGCTCAAG cTGACAGCGAAGGCCAAGCTGAATAAATACGTCCAGGTCATCCCCCTGCCCAAGAGCAGCAGCGACATCCCCACCGGCACCAAGTGCAGCATAGCGGGATGGGGCCTCATTGACAAAGAGAAGGTCACGGCCAAGCTCTTTGAGACTAACGTCACCATCTACAGCCGCAGGAAATGCCTCAACATCTACCCCCAACTCAACGACGGCATGCTCTGCGCCGGCAGCTTCCACAAGCTCAAGGACTCCAGCCAG GGGGATTCCGGGGGGCCTATGATCTGCAATGGGGTGGTGCAGGGAATTGTCTCCTTTGGCAACAGCTTCCCTCCTGGTGTCTACACCCGCATTGCTAACTACCTTCCGTGGATCAAAAAGATCATGGGCTAG